One genomic window of Deltaproteobacteria bacterium includes the following:
- a CDS encoding type II toxin-antitoxin system HicB family antitoxin, whose protein sequence is MKYKIALQSSEEGFSVSVPGLPGCWSQGATEEEAIANIQDAIREYLAAVAELTKGAVVREIDVPL, encoded by the coding sequence ATGAAGTACAAGATTGCGCTTCAATCGTCGGAAGAGGGCTTCAGCGTGTCGGTTCCCGGACTACCCGGCTGTTGGTCGCAAGGCGCGACCGAGGAAGAGGCGATCGCGAACATCCAGGACGCGATCCGCGAGTACCTGGCGGCGGTCGCCGAGCTCACGAAGGGCGCGGTCGTTCGCGAGATCGACGTTCCCCTGTAG
- a CDS encoding type II toxin-antitoxin system HicA family toxin, whose product MGKLPGIPHQRAVRALERAGFRVLRQGKHIVMTDGVRILTIPRGNPINAFTMGGIIRDAGLTIEEFRRLL is encoded by the coding sequence GTGGGCAAGCTCCCGGGCATTCCGCATCAGCGTGCCGTTCGCGCGCTCGAGCGCGCTGGCTTTCGAGTGCTGCGCCAAGGCAAGCACATCGTGATGACGGACGGCGTTCGCATCCTGACCATCCCCCGCGGCAATCCGATCAACGCCTTCACCATGGGCGGCATCATCCGCGACGCGGGTCTCACGATCGAGGAGTTCCGCCGGTTGCTCTAG